The following coding sequences are from one Bradyrhizobium sp. 200 window:
- a CDS encoding helix-turn-helix domain-containing protein, whose amino-acid sequence MGPRTRILDAAMLVFRRQGFRRSSIEQAAEAAGLTRQALYHHFESKEMLFRAVIERLHEEALAAEIAAAASAENQGGSLADILVASVTAKLGQLAASLDGSPHVEELFSEHLLQARDLYQKYTTLYAEQLAATIARVCRKQGLTLSAGMTPPDLARYVEMAVNGTKSAYPALQPAGAFLKDMEIMLRTLIAGAVRPASKRRAATPKPAKKAVPRSTSRKSGDRR is encoded by the coding sequence ATGGGCCCACGCACCCGCATTCTCGATGCCGCGATGCTGGTGTTTCGCCGGCAGGGTTTCCGGCGTTCGTCGATCGAGCAGGCGGCGGAGGCGGCCGGCCTGACGCGGCAGGCGCTCTATCATCACTTCGAGTCCAAGGAAATGCTGTTCCGCGCTGTCATCGAGCGGCTGCATGAGGAAGCGCTCGCGGCCGAGATCGCGGCCGCCGCCTCTGCCGAGAACCAAGGCGGCAGCCTTGCCGATATTCTGGTCGCGTCCGTCACCGCCAAGCTCGGGCAACTGGCTGCCTCGCTCGACGGCTCGCCCCATGTCGAGGAACTGTTCTCCGAACATCTCCTGCAGGCGCGCGACCTCTATCAGAAATACACCACCTTGTATGCGGAGCAGCTCGCCGCGACCATCGCGCGCGTCTGCCGCAAGCAGGGCCTGACGCTGAGCGCCGGCATGACGCCGCCCGATCTTGCCCGCTACGTCGAGATGGCGGTCAACGGCACGAAATCCGCCTACCCCGCGCTACAGCCGGCCGGTGCCTTCCTGAAGGATATGGAGATCATGTTGCGCACGCTGATCGCGGGCGCCGTGCGCCCGGCATCGAAGCGGCGCGCCGCCACACCGAAGCCTGCGAAGAAAGCAGTCCCCCGATCCACCTCCCGCAAATCTGGAGATCGCAGATGA
- a CDS encoding KTSC domain-containing protein: protein MTRLAFILALIFTANWQEAETVDVKDRGPVDLKAYNCQDVTRSSVISRVCYDTENRRMLVQRHAVYHQYCDLPKDTLDALLNAHSMGQFFNANIMTAGRDGNGPYGCRTPKVPSYQ, encoded by the coding sequence ATGACCCGTCTCGCCTTCATCCTCGCGCTGATCTTCACTGCCAACTGGCAGGAAGCCGAAACCGTTGACGTCAAGGACCGCGGCCCGGTCGACCTCAAGGCCTACAACTGTCAGGACGTCACCCGGAGCAGCGTCATCAGCCGGGTCTGCTACGACACCGAAAACCGGCGCATGCTGGTCCAGCGCCACGCGGTCTACCACCAATATTGCGATCTGCCGAAGGACACGCTCGATGCGCTTCTGAACGCGCACTCGATGGGCCAGTTCTTCAACGCGAACATCATGACGGCTGGCCGTGACGGCAACGGGCCGTATGGATGCCGCACACCTAAAGTGCCGTCCTATCAGTGA
- a CDS encoding TonB-dependent siderophore receptor yields the protein MNACLKTAGWLGAALPMLAAMIDVTPAEAQSSARELPAVVVDQPNRPPAARSRPAPRRQAASAASRRTAQRGQTAPDAAAAAGARAETAYGPVQGYIANQSATATKTDTPLNQTPQSITVVTADRMRDQGVTTVQEAFRYVPGVNADAYGPDARVDSIMIRGMNPDIYLDGMRITNSWWNYQRVEPYALERAEALRGPSSTLYGSTTTAGLINLVSKRPRAEALHEVEVQYGSFNRKQIQTDHTGKISEDGRWLYRVIGVFRDSDYQTDYVKDNRVFFMPAVTWLPTDMTTWTVLANYQKDKTGSSTAFLPHSGTISFNPNGTIPINRFVGDPNYDLYQTETKSITSLFEHRFNDALKVSVNARYQDVNGIYNTVYSNSFFNPITFGTDPYLDPARRTISRYVEAWNSHRQTFTSDSNAEVKFNTGPLSHRVLAGFDYRRMEETGTAGSYLDLTPFDLYSPVYTSVVPPVLSVLPELSQKQAGVYVQDQVKWGPLIGLFGLRHDRATSDLQGNPSQTDKSTTWRAALMYELPYNVTPYFSYAKSFDPQFGTAPYGNNRCVDSATGLCKPVLGEQYEVGFKYKPSNTLAINGALFDITQQNRIAYSANSLGAVQIGRASIKGAELEVLTTLWGNLDIIGAYTYLDAKVVEGDNAGKRIETVPEHQTALWAKYRFMAFGIPGFSVGAGVRYIGEQWDGTDTLMTPSKTLFDAMIAWENRNWRFQINGSNLGDQQYFSSCLARGDCFYGARRSILSRLTYKF from the coding sequence ATGAATGCATGCTTGAAGACCGCGGGATGGCTCGGCGCCGCGCTGCCGATGCTCGCCGCGATGATCGATGTGACGCCGGCGGAAGCGCAATCGTCCGCACGAGAATTGCCGGCCGTCGTCGTCGACCAGCCCAATCGTCCGCCGGCCGCGCGATCACGCCCCGCGCCCAGACGGCAAGCCGCGTCGGCCGCGAGCCGTCGCACGGCCCAGCGCGGGCAGACGGCGCCTGATGCCGCGGCTGCCGCCGGCGCACGCGCCGAAACGGCCTACGGTCCGGTGCAGGGTTACATCGCCAACCAGAGCGCGACCGCAACCAAGACCGATACGCCGCTGAACCAGACGCCGCAATCCATCACGGTGGTCACCGCCGACCGCATGCGAGATCAAGGCGTGACCACCGTGCAAGAGGCGTTCCGCTATGTGCCCGGTGTCAACGCCGACGCCTATGGCCCGGATGCGCGCGTCGACTCGATCATGATCCGCGGCATGAATCCCGACATCTATCTCGACGGCATGCGTATCACCAATTCCTGGTGGAACTATCAACGCGTCGAACCCTACGCACTCGAGCGCGCGGAGGCGCTGCGCGGCCCGTCTTCGACGCTCTATGGCAGCACCACGACCGCCGGGCTCATCAATCTAGTGTCGAAACGGCCGCGCGCGGAGGCGCTGCACGAAGTCGAGGTCCAGTACGGCAGCTTCAACCGCAAGCAGATCCAGACCGACCACACCGGCAAAATCTCCGAGGATGGTCGCTGGCTCTACCGCGTGATCGGCGTGTTCCGCGACAGCGACTACCAGACCGACTACGTCAAGGATAATCGCGTCTTCTTCATGCCGGCAGTGACGTGGTTGCCGACCGATATGACCACCTGGACCGTGCTCGCGAACTACCAGAAGGACAAGACCGGATCGTCGACGGCGTTCCTGCCGCACTCCGGCACGATCTCCTTCAATCCGAACGGCACAATCCCGATCAACCGCTTCGTCGGCGATCCGAACTACGACCTTTATCAGACCGAGACGAAGTCGATCACCAGCCTGTTCGAGCATCGCTTCAACGACGCGTTGAAGGTCTCCGTCAACGCGCGCTATCAGGACGTCAACGGCATCTACAACACGGTCTATTCCAACAGCTTCTTCAATCCGATTACTTTCGGCACAGACCCGTACCTCGATCCGGCGCGGCGTACGATTTCGCGTTATGTCGAGGCCTGGAACAGTCATCGCCAGACGTTTACCTCCGACAGCAATGCGGAAGTGAAGTTCAACACCGGTCCGCTATCGCACAGGGTTCTCGCCGGGTTCGACTACCGCCGGATGGAAGAGACCGGCACGGCAGGAAGTTATCTCGACCTGACCCCGTTCGATCTCTATTCGCCGGTCTACACCTCCGTAGTGCCGCCCGTGCTCTCAGTGTTGCCGGAGCTCTCGCAGAAGCAGGCTGGCGTCTACGTGCAGGATCAGGTGAAGTGGGGCCCGTTGATCGGCCTGTTCGGTTTGCGCCATGATCGGGCTACCAGTGACCTTCAGGGCAATCCATCGCAGACGGACAAATCGACGACTTGGCGCGCGGCTCTGATGTACGAGCTTCCGTACAACGTGACGCCGTATTTCTCCTACGCGAAGTCGTTCGATCCGCAGTTCGGTACGGCGCCGTATGGCAACAACCGCTGCGTCGACAGCGCCACGGGCCTCTGCAAGCCCGTGCTGGGCGAACAATATGAAGTCGGCTTCAAGTACAAGCCGTCGAATACGCTCGCTATCAACGGCGCGCTGTTCGACATCACCCAGCAGAACCGCATCGCCTATAGCGCCAACTCGTTGGGGGCCGTGCAGATCGGCAGGGCAAGTATCAAAGGCGCCGAACTGGAAGTGCTGACCACGCTCTGGGGCAACCTCGACATCATCGGTGCCTACACTTACCTCGACGCCAAGGTCGTGGAAGGTGACAACGCCGGCAAGCGGATCGAGACGGTGCCGGAGCATCAGACTGCATTGTGGGCGAAGTACCGCTTCATGGCCTTCGGCATCCCGGGTTTCTCGGTCGGCGCCGGCGTCCGCTACATCGGTGAACAGTGGGACGGCACCGACACGCTCATGACGCCATCCAAAACGCTCTTTGACGCAATGATCGCGTGGGAGAACAGGAACTGGCGCTTCCAGATTAACGGATCAAACCTCGGGGATCAGCAATACTTCTCGTCATGTCTGGCGCGCGGTGACTGCTTCTACGGGGCAAGGCGGTCCATCCTGTCGCGACTCACCTACAAGTTCTGA
- a CDS encoding TetR/AcrR family transcriptional regulator: MVAATPNAIHPFGEEDSSKRRQILGGARKVFMDLGFDGASMNEIARAAGVSKGTLYVYFADKSRLFEAIVEDEALEKGRIAYNLDPGRDVETTLREFGQTYIGSICRPGGGSSIRTVMAIAERMPEVGRRFYENVLAMTINRLADYLRAHVGLGELAIDDCQLAAAQFMQMCQATLFLPFVFQAEPAPSAERIARVVDSATRLFLQTYRAKPA; this comes from the coding sequence ATGGTTGCAGCCACCCCAAACGCGATACATCCCTTTGGCGAGGAGGACAGCTCGAAGCGCCGCCAGATCTTGGGCGGCGCGCGAAAGGTGTTCATGGATCTGGGCTTTGATGGAGCCAGCATGAACGAGATCGCGCGCGCCGCCGGCGTCTCCAAGGGCACGCTCTACGTCTATTTCGCCGACAAGAGCCGGCTTTTCGAAGCCATCGTCGAGGACGAAGCGCTCGAAAAGGGCAGGATCGCCTACAATCTCGATCCCGGGCGCGATGTCGAAACCACACTGCGGGAATTCGGCCAGACCTATATCGGTTCGATATGCCGGCCAGGCGGCGGATCGTCGATCCGCACGGTAATGGCGATCGCGGAGCGGATGCCGGAGGTCGGACGCCGGTTCTACGAGAACGTGCTGGCCATGACGATCAACCGTCTCGCCGATTATCTGCGGGCCCATGTCGGGCTGGGCGAGCTGGCAATCGACGATTGCCAGCTCGCAGCCGCGCAGTTCATGCAGATGTGCCAGGCGACGCTGTTTCTGCCGTTCGTGTTTCAGGCCGAGCCGGCGCCATCGGCGGAGCGCATCGCGCGCGTGGTCGACAGCGCGACGCGGCTGTTTCTGCAGACGTACCGGGCGAAGCCGGCGTAA
- a CDS encoding HlyD family secretion protein produces MAAARDQAARIVRETANDEAAPEAGAQLADQLRTQIADETRRRPAEPPSGPASEKPAAASANAAKPGKRKFVMIGVFALLALAAIGYGVYFVMVGRFYVSTDDAYVRANNTTLGARVSGHVAAILPRDNSIVRAGDVIFRIDDGDYRIAVEAARSKIATQQATIDRIGRQVTALESAVEQTKAQLASADAALKRAGLDFDRQQTLSTKGFASRAAFEVSEASRDQGIAAVKSAQAAHDAARDNVEVTKAQQAEARAQLAELQTQLAKAERDLAFTSVRAPVDGTFSNRLVNTGDFIQAGQRLANVVPLNDVYIDANYKETQLKRIRPGQPVKISVDAYGHRKFAGVVDSISPAAGSVFTLLPPDNATGNFTKIVQRLPVRIRVPKEVAKQNLLRAGMSVYTTVDTREGAADADSEADLDAPGTVQPK; encoded by the coding sequence ATGGCCGCAGCGAGAGACCAGGCCGCGCGCATTGTTCGCGAGACGGCGAACGATGAAGCCGCGCCCGAGGCCGGTGCGCAGCTCGCGGACCAGTTGCGGACCCAAATTGCGGACGAAACCCGGCGTCGTCCGGCGGAGCCGCCGAGCGGCCCCGCATCCGAAAAGCCAGCCGCGGCATCCGCCAATGCAGCGAAACCGGGCAAGCGCAAATTCGTCATGATCGGCGTGTTCGCATTGCTTGCGTTGGCCGCGATCGGTTACGGCGTCTACTTCGTCATGGTCGGACGCTTCTATGTCTCGACGGACGATGCCTACGTTCGCGCCAACAACACCACGCTTGGCGCCCGTGTCTCGGGCCATGTCGCGGCAATCCTGCCCCGCGACAATTCGATCGTTCGCGCCGGCGACGTGATTTTCAGGATCGATGACGGCGACTATCGCATTGCGGTGGAAGCCGCGCGAAGCAAGATCGCGACCCAGCAGGCCACCATCGATCGCATCGGCCGTCAGGTCACGGCGCTCGAAAGCGCCGTCGAGCAGACCAAGGCGCAGCTCGCTTCCGCGGACGCGGCGCTGAAGCGCGCCGGCCTCGACTTCGATCGCCAGCAAACGCTGAGCACCAAGGGCTTTGCCTCGCGCGCCGCCTTTGAAGTTTCAGAGGCCAGCCGCGATCAGGGCATTGCGGCGGTCAAATCGGCGCAGGCCGCCCATGACGCCGCGCGCGACAATGTCGAGGTGACGAAAGCGCAGCAGGCCGAGGCCCGCGCACAGCTTGCGGAGTTGCAGACCCAGCTTGCCAAGGCGGAGCGCGATCTCGCCTTCACTTCGGTGCGCGCGCCCGTCGATGGCACCTTCTCCAACCGCCTCGTCAATACCGGCGACTTCATCCAGGCCGGGCAGCGGCTCGCCAATGTGGTGCCGCTCAATGACGTCTACATCGACGCCAATTACAAGGAAACCCAGCTCAAGCGCATCCGTCCCGGCCAGCCTGTGAAGATCTCGGTCGACGCCTATGGCCATCGCAAGTTCGCCGGCGTCGTCGACAGCATTTCGCCGGCGGCGGGATCGGTGTTCACGCTGCTGCCGCCGGATAACGCCACCGGCAATTTCACCAAGATCGTGCAGCGGTTGCCGGTTCGCATTCGTGTGCCGAAGGAGGTCGCGAAGCAGAACCTGCTGCGCGCCGGCATGTCGGTCTATACCACCGTCGACACCCGCGAGGGCGCAGCCGACGCCGACAGCGAGGCCGACCTCGATGCGCCCGGTACGGTTCAACCGAAGTAA
- a CDS encoding DHA2 family efflux MFS transporter permease subunit has product MADATAASPSAMNAANAAAERIPLRRLFAFLIMVFGMFMSILDIQIVSASLQQIQAGLSASSSEVSWVQTSYLIAEVIAIPLSGFLSRAFGTRLLFAISASGFTIASFFCGFASTIEQMILWRAIQGFLGAGMIPTVFASAYTVFPRSKFHIVGPIIGLVATLAPTIGPTVGGIITDMMSWHWLFFINIVPGIGITIGVLALVDFDRPNFALLEHFDWWGLLFMAGFLGTLEYVLEEGPQSQWLEETSVAVCAAICLVSGIAFFWRVFTAREPIVDLRTFTDRNFSVGCLISFCVGIGLYGLTYMYPRYLAEVRGYSPLMIGETMFVSGIAMFLTAPIVGRLMVKYDMRYLIAIGLVLFALGSYQMTWITKEYDFYELVLPQILRGAGMMLAMVPTNTTALGTLAPERVKNASGLFNLTRNLGGAVGLAVINQVLNERTDLHISRLHDRVNWGNATAVETLNMFTQRMQGMGDAALMAMKQLSQIVHRQAVVMGYGDAFFMLAVFYFGLSLLVLVLKKPSATASGGDAH; this is encoded by the coding sequence ATGGCCGACGCTACCGCCGCATCGCCTTCTGCGATGAATGCCGCGAACGCCGCCGCCGAGCGCATTCCGCTGCGGCGACTGTTCGCGTTCCTGATCATGGTGTTCGGGATGTTCATGTCGATCCTGGATATCCAGATCGTCTCGGCGTCGTTGCAGCAGATTCAGGCCGGCCTTTCCGCCAGCTCCAGCGAAGTTTCGTGGGTGCAGACTTCCTACCTGATCGCCGAAGTGATCGCGATCCCGCTCTCCGGCTTCCTGTCGCGCGCGTTCGGCACCCGCCTGCTGTTTGCGATTTCCGCCTCCGGCTTCACTATCGCAAGCTTCTTCTGCGGCTTTGCCTCGACCATCGAGCAGATGATCCTGTGGCGCGCGATCCAGGGATTTCTGGGCGCGGGCATGATCCCGACGGTGTTCGCGTCCGCTTACACGGTGTTTCCGCGTTCGAAGTTCCACATCGTCGGTCCGATCATCGGGTTGGTCGCGACGCTGGCGCCGACCATCGGGCCGACGGTCGGCGGAATCATCACCGACATGATGTCGTGGCACTGGCTTTTCTTCATCAACATCGTTCCCGGCATCGGCATTACCATCGGCGTGCTGGCGCTGGTCGACTTCGATCGCCCGAATTTCGCGCTGCTCGAGCATTTCGACTGGTGGGGCCTGTTGTTCATGGCGGGCTTCCTCGGCACCCTCGAATACGTGCTGGAAGAGGGGCCGCAGTCGCAGTGGCTGGAAGAGACCTCGGTCGCGGTCTGTGCAGCAATCTGTCTGGTATCGGGGATCGCCTTCTTCTGGCGCGTGTTCACCGCTCGCGAGCCCATCGTCGACCTCAGGACCTTCACCGACCGCAATTTCAGCGTCGGCTGCCTGATCTCGTTCTGTGTCGGCATCGGCCTTTACGGCCTCACCTACATGTATCCGCGTTATCTCGCCGAAGTGCGCGGCTACAGCCCGCTGATGATCGGCGAGACCATGTTCGTCTCGGGTATCGCCATGTTCCTCACCGCGCCGATCGTGGGGCGGCTGATGGTGAAATACGACATGCGCTATTTGATCGCGATCGGCCTGGTCCTGTTTGCGCTCGGCTCCTACCAGATGACGTGGATCACGAAAGAATATGATTTCTACGAACTGGTGCTGCCGCAGATCCTGCGCGGCGCCGGCATGATGCTGGCGATGGTGCCGACCAACACGACCGCCCTCGGCACACTGGCGCCGGAGCGGGTGAAGAACGCCTCGGGCCTGTTCAACCTGACGCGCAATCTCGGCGGCGCGGTCGGACTCGCTGTCATCAACCAGGTGCTGAACGAGCGCACCGATTTGCACATCTCGCGCTTGCACGACCGCGTCAACTGGGGCAACGCCACCGCGGTCGAAACGCTCAACATGTTCACGCAGCGCATGCAGGGCATGGGCGACGCCGCGCTGATGGCGATGAAGCAATTGTCGCAGATCGTGCACCGCCAGGCGGTGGTGATGGGCTATGGCGACGCCTTCTTCATGCTGGCGGTGTTCTATTTCGGCCTGAGCCTGCTCGTCCTGGTCCTGAAAAAGCCTTCCGCGACGGCGTCCGGCGGCGATGCGCATTAG
- a CDS encoding ABC transporter ATP-binding protein has protein sequence MTALKDKRPAAIRVVIPFVFRHWLQQPGLATVACSGLLGATAADLFMPIFSGRLVDALTLGTSDPAARHSAFTAFGAIVALGLMSMILRLTSLQAIVPFTLKIMSDVSRDAFARVQRFSTDWHANSFAGSTVRKITRGMWALDLLNDTILMALLPSLLVLVGSMILLGLHWPVLGVVIAVGTVIYVSMTMAFSVNYIAPAARVSNAWDTKVGGTLADALTCNAVVKSFGAEAREDARLASVIGRWRTRVRRTWYRYNYTSTAQLAVLLCFRGSVIGGAILLWIAGRATPGDVTYVLTSYYIIHAYLRDVGMHINNLQRSVNDMEELVAIHAEPIGIADASDAKPIDIQGGRIVFDDVTFHYGGHRAPLYDGLSVEIGAGERVGLVGRSGSGKTTFVKLVQRLYDIGGGKILIDGQDIAKATQQSLRSQIAIVQQEPILFHRTLAENIAYGRPGASGAAIEQAARLANAHDFILRLPKGYGTLVGERGVKLSGGERQRVALARAFLADAPVLILDEATSSLDSESEGLIQQAMERLMKGRTSIVIAHRLSTVRSLDRILVFDRGEIVEQGTHAALTARPGGVYRWLFELQATEFGRISAAE, from the coding sequence ATGACCGCTCTTAAAGACAAGCGTCCCGCCGCAATACGCGTGGTGATCCCGTTCGTGTTCCGCCACTGGCTGCAACAGCCTGGCCTCGCCACCGTCGCCTGCAGCGGCCTGCTGGGCGCGACCGCGGCCGACCTGTTCATGCCGATCTTCTCCGGCCGCCTGGTGGATGCGCTGACGCTGGGCACCTCCGATCCGGCCGCGCGGCATTCTGCTTTCACAGCCTTCGGCGCGATCGTGGCGCTGGGCCTGATGTCGATGATCCTGCGCCTGACCAGTTTGCAGGCGATCGTGCCGTTCACGCTGAAGATCATGTCCGACGTGTCGCGTGACGCGTTCGCACGCGTGCAGCGCTTCTCGACCGACTGGCACGCCAACAGTTTTGCCGGTTCGACCGTGCGCAAGATCACGCGCGGCATGTGGGCGCTCGACCTGCTCAACGACACCATCCTGATGGCGCTATTGCCCTCGCTATTGGTGCTGGTCGGCTCGATGATCCTGCTCGGGCTGCACTGGCCCGTGCTCGGCGTGGTCATCGCGGTCGGCACGGTGATCTATGTCTCGATGACGATGGCGTTCTCGGTGAACTACATCGCCCCGGCCGCGCGCGTCTCCAATGCCTGGGACACCAAGGTCGGCGGTACGCTGGCGGACGCCCTGACTTGCAACGCGGTGGTGAAATCCTTTGGCGCGGAAGCGCGTGAGGATGCGCGGCTGGCCAGCGTCATCGGACGATGGCGCACGCGCGTGCGGCGGACGTGGTACCGCTACAACTACACCTCGACGGCGCAGCTCGCGGTGCTGTTGTGCTTCCGCGGCTCCGTGATCGGCGGGGCGATCCTGTTGTGGATCGCCGGCCGCGCCACGCCGGGCGATGTCACCTATGTGCTGACCAGCTACTACATCATCCACGCTTACCTGCGCGATGTCGGCATGCACATCAACAATCTGCAGCGTTCGGTGAACGACATGGAGGAGCTGGTCGCGATCCATGCCGAGCCGATCGGCATTGCCGATGCATCGGATGCGAAGCCGATCGACATTCAGGGCGGAAGGATCGTGTTCGACGACGTGACGTTCCATTACGGCGGCCATCGCGCGCCGCTGTATGACGGCCTGTCGGTGGAGATCGGCGCCGGCGAGCGGGTCGGCCTGGTCGGCCGTTCCGGCTCCGGCAAGACCACCTTCGTCAAGCTGGTGCAGCGGCTCTACGATATCGGTGGCGGCAAGATCCTGATCGACGGTCAGGACATCGCGAAGGCGACGCAGCAATCGCTGCGCAGCCAGATCGCGATCGTGCAGCAGGAGCCGATCCTGTTTCACCGCACGCTGGCCGAAAACATCGCCTACGGCCGGCCGGGCGCCAGCGGGGCTGCGATCGAGCAGGCGGCGCGGCTCGCCAACGCGCACGATTTCATCCTGCGACTGCCGAAGGGCTACGGCACGCTGGTCGGCGAACGCGGCGTCAAACTGTCGGGCGGCGAGCGGCAGCGCGTCGCGCTGGCGCGTGCGTTCCTGGCGGATGCGCCGGTCTTGATTCTGGACGAGGCGACCTCGAGCCTCGATTCGGAATCGGAAGGCTTGATCCAGCAGGCGATGGAGCGGCTGATGAAAGGGCGCACCTCGATCGTGATCGCGCACCGGCTGTCGACGGTGCGCAGCCTCGATCGCATTCTG